The following are encoded in a window of Fischerella sp. PCC 9605 genomic DNA:
- a CDS encoding GNAT family N-acetyltransferase, with protein MKFIHLKAEFDGCPETAKATPQKLEEDFFGDKPLAFILLAEVDGNAVGFATYHFIYSTFLAKPGIWLDDLYVKAEHRNKRVGELLMLRLCQIAQEKGCGRIDWTVAKSNNRGIKFYERMGSKIVERVRLCRLDSQAIATNASLQEKIP; from the coding sequence ATGAAATTTATCCATTTAAAGGCTGAATTCGATGGTTGTCCGGAAACAGCAAAAGCAACTCCTCAGAAGTTAGAAGAAGATTTTTTTGGAGACAAACCCCTTGCTTTTATTCTTTTGGCTGAGGTTGATGGAAATGCTGTTGGGTTCGCTACATATCACTTTATCTATTCCACCTTCCTAGCAAAACCTGGTATTTGGCTTGATGATTTGTATGTCAAAGCAGAACATCGTAACAAGCGAGTTGGTGAATTACTAATGTTACGCTTGTGCCAAATAGCGCAAGAAAAAGGCTGCGGTAGAATCGATTGGACTGTGGCTAAATCCAACAATCGCGGCATCAAATTTTATGAAAGAATGGGTAGTAAGATTGTTGAACGGGTGAGATTATGTCGATTAGATAGTCAGGCGATCGCAACTAACGCATCTCTACAAGAAAAAATTCCCTAA